The following are encoded in a window of Polynucleobacter sp. VK25 genomic DNA:
- a CDS encoding NTP transferase domain-containing protein: MTISSASTKSSNLQLAIMILAAGEGSRLGGYPKALLKKDGGSLLKRFINSVQSFKPIETLVVTGFYSDKIESEINSIKQGTRSPITTVKNPNPDLGQSSSVRLGLESLKSDYDVLLIALCDQPNIANLEIRTLLEQFTERGANQEIILPMVDGQRGNPVLFSRGVIKSILAIPAMVCRPYMDQHPEVIQLFDTNNQAYLMDVDTEADIQKLGLDLI, encoded by the coding sequence TGCAACTAGCCATCATGATATTGGCTGCTGGCGAGGGCAGTCGCTTGGGCGGCTACCCTAAAGCTTTGTTGAAAAAGGATGGGGGCAGCTTATTAAAACGTTTTATCAATTCAGTGCAGAGTTTTAAGCCTATTGAGACCTTGGTTGTCACTGGCTTTTACTCCGACAAAATAGAATCGGAGATCAACTCCATTAAGCAGGGCACTCGCAGTCCAATCACTACTGTAAAAAATCCCAATCCAGACTTAGGTCAATCATCTTCTGTTCGACTTGGCTTGGAGTCGCTTAAGTCTGACTATGACGTGTTACTAATTGCTTTATGTGATCAACCCAATATTGCTAATCTCGAGATCAGGACATTGCTAGAGCAATTTACTGAAAGAGGCGCAAATCAAGAAATCATCCTGCCGATGGTCGACGGTCAACGCGGCAATCCGGTCTTATTTTCTAGAGGGGTGATTAAGAGCATCTTAGCAATCCCCGCAATGGTCTGTAGGCCTTATATGGATCAACACCCAGAGGTAATCCAATTATTTGATACCAATAATCAAGCCTACCTCATGGATGTCGACACAGAAGCCGACATCCAAAAACTAGGACTTGATCTTATTTAA